The Linepithema humile isolate Giens D197 chromosome 7, Lhum_UNIL_v1.0, whole genome shotgun sequence genome has a window encoding:
- the Tps1 gene encoding uncharacterized protein Tps1 isoform X1, whose amino-acid sequence MSTEPGSFTSNGSMIVVSNRLPFVLKRNNRTGELERKASAGGLVTAVAPVVISGNGVWVGWPGMHMENPNEPIPESNPNDRTPTAGLLSRKVVAVHVDSGVFDSYYNGCCNGTFWPLFHSMPDRATFIADHWRAYSTVNEQFAAQTVGALEQIHKEQENQPNGTPLVWVHDYHLMLAANWIRQAADEKNLRLKLGFFLHIPFPPWDIFRLFPWADEILQGMLGCDMVGFHIQDYCLNFVDCCQRSLGCRVDRKNLLVEHGGRTVRVRPLPIGIPFDRFVSLAETANKVMQSSQKIVLGVDRLDYTKGLVHRLKAFELLLEKHPEHREQVTMLQIAVPSRTDVREYQDLKLEMDQLIGCINGRFTTPNWSPIRYIYGCVSQDELAAFYRDAAVALVTPLRDGMNLVAKEFVACQINTPPGVLIVSPFAGAGEMMHEALICNPYEIDEAAEVIHRALTMPEDERTLRMNHLRRRERIYDVNYWMKSFLQVMGSLEEHDSVGATTMQPVTMDDFDDYLSKSPRYIGENHKLALLLDYDGTLAPIATHPDLAILPLETKNVLQRLSNMSDVYIAIISGRNVNNVKSMVGIDGITYAGNHGLEILHPDGSKFVHPMPAELEDKVANLMQTLQEQLCRDGAWVENKGALLTFHYRETPVENRPKMVDQAKKLIEDAGFKACAAHCAIEAKPPVEWNKGRASIYILRTAFGLDWSERIRIIYAGDDVTDEDAMRALKGMAATFRVASSHIIRTSAERRLPSTDSVLTMLKWVERHLSRRKPRNSIDIPGIPTRFRRGSGGITMEMSYTPPKTPLES is encoded by the exons ATGTCTACAGAACCGGGTAGCTTCACCTCCAACGGGAGCATGATCGTCGTAAGCAACAGGTTGCCATTTGTGCTAAAGAGAAACAATAGGACCGGTGAACTGGAGCGTAAAGCCAG TGCTGGTGGTCTAGTAACTGCAGTAGCACCAGTTGTCATAAGCGGCAATGGAGTCTGGGTCGGATGGCCAGGTATGCACATGGAAAACCCGAACGAGCCGATACCCGAGTCCAATCCCAACGATCGCACACCCACAGCTGGTCTGTTATCTCGGAAG GTCGTCGCCGTACACGTTGATTCCGGCGTCTTTGATTCGTATTACAATGGGTGCTGCAATGGAACTTTTTGGCCACTTTTCCATTCTATGCCGGATCGGGCAACCTTTATTGCGGATCATTGGCGTGCATATTCGACGGTCAACGAACAATTTGCCGCACAGACG GTCGGCGCTTTGGAACAAATTCACAAGGAACAGGAGAACCAACCGAACGGCACGCCATTGGTATGGGTCCACGACTATCACCTGATGTTAGCCGCCAATTGGATTAGGCAAGCGGCCGACGAGAAGAATCTCAGGCTCAAATTAGGTTTCTTCCTTCACATACCATTCCCACCGTGGGACATCTTCAGGCTTTTTCCGTGGGCCGACGAGATATTGCAGGGTATGCTCG GATGCGACATGGTGGGTTTCCACATTCAAGATTATTGTCTGAACTTCGTCGATTGCTGTCAAAGAAGTCTTGGTTGCAGAGTGGACCGTAAAAATTTGTTGGTTGAACATGGCGGCAGAACAGTGCGAGTAAGACCACTGCCGATCGGCATTCCGTTCGATAGGTTTGTTTCCTTAGCGGAAACGGCCAACAAAGTCATGCAGTCGAGTCAAAAGATCGTCCTTGGTGTTGACCGGCTTGATTACACCAAGGGTCTCGTTCACAGACTCAAGGCATTCGAGCTGCTGTTAGAAAAGCATCCCGAACATCGCGAACAG GTGACGATGCTTCAAATCGCAGTGCCCTCGCGCACCGACGTTCGCGAGTATCAGGATTTGAAGCTCGAGATGGATCAACTAATCGGCTGTATAAATGGTCGCTTCACGACCCCCAACTGGTCACCTATTCGTTACATCTACGGTTGTGTCAGTCAAGATGAGCTAGCAGCGTTCTACAGAGATGCCGCCGTAGCCCTTGTCACGCCACTTAGGGACGGCATGAATTTAGTGGCCAaggaatttgttgcttgtcaAATTAATACACCACCGGGAGTGCTGATAGTATCACCATTTGCCGGTGCTGGCGAGATGATGCACGAAGCCTTGATTTGCAATCCTTATGAGATCGACGAGGCCGCAGAAGTGATTCACAg AGCTCTTACCATGCCCGAAGACGAGCGCACGTTAAGAATGAATCACTTACGTCGACGTGAGAGGATATACGATGTCAATTACTGGATGAAGTCCTTCCTTCAGGTAATGGGATCACTCGAAGAACACGATTCCGTAGGTGCTACCACAATGCAGCCTGTGACGATGGATGATTTTGATGATTATTTGAGCAA GTCCCCTAGGTACATCGGAGAGAATCATAAATTAGCACTGCTGTTGGATTATGATGGCACCTTGGCGCCCATTGCCACACATCCCGACTTGGCAATCTTGCCACTCGAGACGAAAAACGTTTTGCAGAGGCTATCCAACATGTCGGACGTTTACATCGCGATTATATCAGGTAGAAATGTCAACAACGTGAAATCGATGGTTGGAATCGATGGAATCACATATGCTGGTAATCACGGATTGGAGATCCTGCATCCGGATGGTAGCAAATTTGTTCATCCTATGCCTGCTGAGTTGGAGGATAAAGTGGCCAATCTTATGCAGACACTTCAGGAACAG CTCTGTAGAGACGGTGCATGGGTCGAGAATAAAGGAGCACTCCTCACATTCCACTATCGTGAAACCCCGGTGGAAAATCGTCCCAAGATGGTGGATCAGGCTAAAAAGTTAATCGAGGACGCGGGATTCAAAGCGTGCGCCGCGCACTGCGCTATCGAGGCAAAACCTCCGGTCGAATGGAACAAGGGTCGTGCCTCTATCTATATACTGCGCACGGCATTCGGGTTAGATTGGAGCGAACGTATCAGGATTATATACGCTGGTGACGACGTTACAGATGAAGATGCAATGAGG GCGTTGAAAGGTATGGCCGCGACTTTCCGTGTGGCATCATCGCACATCATCCGCACCTCTGCTGAGAGACGTCTACCCAGCACAGATTCAGTACTCACGATGCTGAAATGGGTGGAAAGACATCTTAGCAGACGTAAGCCTCGCAACAGCATCGACATCCCGGGCATACCAACACGATTTCGACGCGGCAGCGGCGGTATTACAATGGAGATGTCTTATACCCCGCCGAAAACACCTCTCGAATCCTAG
- the Tps1 gene encoding uncharacterized protein Tps1 isoform X2, with product MSTEPGSFTSNGSMIVVSNRLPFVLKRNNRTGELERKASAGGLVTAVAPVVISGNGVWVGWPGMHMENPNEPIPESNPNDRTPTAGLLSRKVVAVHVDSGVFDSYYNGCCNGTFWPLFHSMPDRATFIADHWRAYSTVNEQFAAQTVGALEQIHKEQENQPNGTPLVWVHDYHLMLAANWIRQAADEKNLRLKLGFFLHIPFPPWDIFRLFPWADEILQGMLGCDMVGFHIQDYCLNFVDCCQRSLGCRVDRKNLLVEHGGRTVRVRPLPIGIPFDRFVSLAETANKVMQSSQKIVLGVDRLDYTKGLVHRLKAFELLLEKHPEHREQVTMLQIAVPSRTDVREYQDLKLEMDQLIGCINGRFTTPNWSPIRYIYGCVSQDELAAFYRDAAVALVTPLRDGMNLVAKEFVACQINTPPGVLIVSPFAGAGEMMHEALICNPYEIDEAAEVIHRALTMPEDERTLRMNHLRRRERIYDVNYWMKSFLQVMGSLEEHDSVGATTMQPVTMDDFDDYLSKYIGENHKLALLLDYDGTLAPIATHPDLAILPLETKNVLQRLSNMSDVYIAIISGRNVNNVKSMVGIDGITYAGNHGLEILHPDGSKFVHPMPAELEDKVANLMQTLQEQLCRDGAWVENKGALLTFHYRETPVENRPKMVDQAKKLIEDAGFKACAAHCAIEAKPPVEWNKGRASIYILRTAFGLDWSERIRIIYAGDDVTDEDAMRALKGMAATFRVASSHIIRTSAERRLPSTDSVLTMLKWVERHLSRRKPRNSIDIPGIPTRFRRGSGGITMEMSYTPPKTPLES from the exons ATGTCTACAGAACCGGGTAGCTTCACCTCCAACGGGAGCATGATCGTCGTAAGCAACAGGTTGCCATTTGTGCTAAAGAGAAACAATAGGACCGGTGAACTGGAGCGTAAAGCCAG TGCTGGTGGTCTAGTAACTGCAGTAGCACCAGTTGTCATAAGCGGCAATGGAGTCTGGGTCGGATGGCCAGGTATGCACATGGAAAACCCGAACGAGCCGATACCCGAGTCCAATCCCAACGATCGCACACCCACAGCTGGTCTGTTATCTCGGAAG GTCGTCGCCGTACACGTTGATTCCGGCGTCTTTGATTCGTATTACAATGGGTGCTGCAATGGAACTTTTTGGCCACTTTTCCATTCTATGCCGGATCGGGCAACCTTTATTGCGGATCATTGGCGTGCATATTCGACGGTCAACGAACAATTTGCCGCACAGACG GTCGGCGCTTTGGAACAAATTCACAAGGAACAGGAGAACCAACCGAACGGCACGCCATTGGTATGGGTCCACGACTATCACCTGATGTTAGCCGCCAATTGGATTAGGCAAGCGGCCGACGAGAAGAATCTCAGGCTCAAATTAGGTTTCTTCCTTCACATACCATTCCCACCGTGGGACATCTTCAGGCTTTTTCCGTGGGCCGACGAGATATTGCAGGGTATGCTCG GATGCGACATGGTGGGTTTCCACATTCAAGATTATTGTCTGAACTTCGTCGATTGCTGTCAAAGAAGTCTTGGTTGCAGAGTGGACCGTAAAAATTTGTTGGTTGAACATGGCGGCAGAACAGTGCGAGTAAGACCACTGCCGATCGGCATTCCGTTCGATAGGTTTGTTTCCTTAGCGGAAACGGCCAACAAAGTCATGCAGTCGAGTCAAAAGATCGTCCTTGGTGTTGACCGGCTTGATTACACCAAGGGTCTCGTTCACAGACTCAAGGCATTCGAGCTGCTGTTAGAAAAGCATCCCGAACATCGCGAACAG GTGACGATGCTTCAAATCGCAGTGCCCTCGCGCACCGACGTTCGCGAGTATCAGGATTTGAAGCTCGAGATGGATCAACTAATCGGCTGTATAAATGGTCGCTTCACGACCCCCAACTGGTCACCTATTCGTTACATCTACGGTTGTGTCAGTCAAGATGAGCTAGCAGCGTTCTACAGAGATGCCGCCGTAGCCCTTGTCACGCCACTTAGGGACGGCATGAATTTAGTGGCCAaggaatttgttgcttgtcaAATTAATACACCACCGGGAGTGCTGATAGTATCACCATTTGCCGGTGCTGGCGAGATGATGCACGAAGCCTTGATTTGCAATCCTTATGAGATCGACGAGGCCGCAGAAGTGATTCACAg AGCTCTTACCATGCCCGAAGACGAGCGCACGTTAAGAATGAATCACTTACGTCGACGTGAGAGGATATACGATGTCAATTACTGGATGAAGTCCTTCCTTCAGGTAATGGGATCACTCGAAGAACACGATTCCGTAGGTGCTACCACAATGCAGCCTGTGACGATGGATGATTTTGATGATTATTTGAGCAA GTACATCGGAGAGAATCATAAATTAGCACTGCTGTTGGATTATGATGGCACCTTGGCGCCCATTGCCACACATCCCGACTTGGCAATCTTGCCACTCGAGACGAAAAACGTTTTGCAGAGGCTATCCAACATGTCGGACGTTTACATCGCGATTATATCAGGTAGAAATGTCAACAACGTGAAATCGATGGTTGGAATCGATGGAATCACATATGCTGGTAATCACGGATTGGAGATCCTGCATCCGGATGGTAGCAAATTTGTTCATCCTATGCCTGCTGAGTTGGAGGATAAAGTGGCCAATCTTATGCAGACACTTCAGGAACAG CTCTGTAGAGACGGTGCATGGGTCGAGAATAAAGGAGCACTCCTCACATTCCACTATCGTGAAACCCCGGTGGAAAATCGTCCCAAGATGGTGGATCAGGCTAAAAAGTTAATCGAGGACGCGGGATTCAAAGCGTGCGCCGCGCACTGCGCTATCGAGGCAAAACCTCCGGTCGAATGGAACAAGGGTCGTGCCTCTATCTATATACTGCGCACGGCATTCGGGTTAGATTGGAGCGAACGTATCAGGATTATATACGCTGGTGACGACGTTACAGATGAAGATGCAATGAGG GCGTTGAAAGGTATGGCCGCGACTTTCCGTGTGGCATCATCGCACATCATCCGCACCTCTGCTGAGAGACGTCTACCCAGCACAGATTCAGTACTCACGATGCTGAAATGGGTGGAAAGACATCTTAGCAGACGTAAGCCTCGCAACAGCATCGACATCCCGGGCATACCAACACGATTTCGACGCGGCAGCGGCGGTATTACAATGGAGATGTCTTATACCCCGCCGAAAACACCTCTCGAATCCTAG
- the Tps1 gene encoding uncharacterized protein Tps1 isoform X3 — translation MIVVSNRLPFVLKRNNRTGELERKASAGGLVTAVAPVVISGNGVWVGWPGMHMENPNEPIPESNPNDRTPTAGLLSRKVVAVHVDSGVFDSYYNGCCNGTFWPLFHSMPDRATFIADHWRAYSTVNEQFAAQTVGALEQIHKEQENQPNGTPLVWVHDYHLMLAANWIRQAADEKNLRLKLGFFLHIPFPPWDIFRLFPWADEILQGMLGCDMVGFHIQDYCLNFVDCCQRSLGCRVDRKNLLVEHGGRTVRVRPLPIGIPFDRFVSLAETANKVMQSSQKIVLGVDRLDYTKGLVHRLKAFELLLEKHPEHREQVTMLQIAVPSRTDVREYQDLKLEMDQLIGCINGRFTTPNWSPIRYIYGCVSQDELAAFYRDAAVALVTPLRDGMNLVAKEFVACQINTPPGVLIVSPFAGAGEMMHEALICNPYEIDEAAEVIHRALTMPEDERTLRMNHLRRRERIYDVNYWMKSFLQVMGSLEEHDSVGATTMQPVTMDDFDDYLSKSPRYIGENHKLALLLDYDGTLAPIATHPDLAILPLETKNVLQRLSNMSDVYIAIISGRNVNNVKSMVGIDGITYAGNHGLEILHPDGSKFVHPMPAELEDKVANLMQTLQEQLCRDGAWVENKGALLTFHYRETPVENRPKMVDQAKKLIEDAGFKACAAHCAIEAKPPVEWNKGRASIYILRTAFGLDWSERIRIIYAGDDVTDEDAMRALKGMAATFRVASSHIIRTSAERRLPSTDSVLTMLKWVERHLSRRKPRNSIDIPGIPTRFRRGSGGITMEMSYTPPKTPLES, via the exons ATGATCGTCGTAAGCAACAGGTTGCCATTTGTGCTAAAGAGAAACAATAGGACCGGTGAACTGGAGCGTAAAGCCAG TGCTGGTGGTCTAGTAACTGCAGTAGCACCAGTTGTCATAAGCGGCAATGGAGTCTGGGTCGGATGGCCAGGTATGCACATGGAAAACCCGAACGAGCCGATACCCGAGTCCAATCCCAACGATCGCACACCCACAGCTGGTCTGTTATCTCGGAAG GTCGTCGCCGTACACGTTGATTCCGGCGTCTTTGATTCGTATTACAATGGGTGCTGCAATGGAACTTTTTGGCCACTTTTCCATTCTATGCCGGATCGGGCAACCTTTATTGCGGATCATTGGCGTGCATATTCGACGGTCAACGAACAATTTGCCGCACAGACG GTCGGCGCTTTGGAACAAATTCACAAGGAACAGGAGAACCAACCGAACGGCACGCCATTGGTATGGGTCCACGACTATCACCTGATGTTAGCCGCCAATTGGATTAGGCAAGCGGCCGACGAGAAGAATCTCAGGCTCAAATTAGGTTTCTTCCTTCACATACCATTCCCACCGTGGGACATCTTCAGGCTTTTTCCGTGGGCCGACGAGATATTGCAGGGTATGCTCG GATGCGACATGGTGGGTTTCCACATTCAAGATTATTGTCTGAACTTCGTCGATTGCTGTCAAAGAAGTCTTGGTTGCAGAGTGGACCGTAAAAATTTGTTGGTTGAACATGGCGGCAGAACAGTGCGAGTAAGACCACTGCCGATCGGCATTCCGTTCGATAGGTTTGTTTCCTTAGCGGAAACGGCCAACAAAGTCATGCAGTCGAGTCAAAAGATCGTCCTTGGTGTTGACCGGCTTGATTACACCAAGGGTCTCGTTCACAGACTCAAGGCATTCGAGCTGCTGTTAGAAAAGCATCCCGAACATCGCGAACAG GTGACGATGCTTCAAATCGCAGTGCCCTCGCGCACCGACGTTCGCGAGTATCAGGATTTGAAGCTCGAGATGGATCAACTAATCGGCTGTATAAATGGTCGCTTCACGACCCCCAACTGGTCACCTATTCGTTACATCTACGGTTGTGTCAGTCAAGATGAGCTAGCAGCGTTCTACAGAGATGCCGCCGTAGCCCTTGTCACGCCACTTAGGGACGGCATGAATTTAGTGGCCAaggaatttgttgcttgtcaAATTAATACACCACCGGGAGTGCTGATAGTATCACCATTTGCCGGTGCTGGCGAGATGATGCACGAAGCCTTGATTTGCAATCCTTATGAGATCGACGAGGCCGCAGAAGTGATTCACAg AGCTCTTACCATGCCCGAAGACGAGCGCACGTTAAGAATGAATCACTTACGTCGACGTGAGAGGATATACGATGTCAATTACTGGATGAAGTCCTTCCTTCAGGTAATGGGATCACTCGAAGAACACGATTCCGTAGGTGCTACCACAATGCAGCCTGTGACGATGGATGATTTTGATGATTATTTGAGCAA GTCCCCTAGGTACATCGGAGAGAATCATAAATTAGCACTGCTGTTGGATTATGATGGCACCTTGGCGCCCATTGCCACACATCCCGACTTGGCAATCTTGCCACTCGAGACGAAAAACGTTTTGCAGAGGCTATCCAACATGTCGGACGTTTACATCGCGATTATATCAGGTAGAAATGTCAACAACGTGAAATCGATGGTTGGAATCGATGGAATCACATATGCTGGTAATCACGGATTGGAGATCCTGCATCCGGATGGTAGCAAATTTGTTCATCCTATGCCTGCTGAGTTGGAGGATAAAGTGGCCAATCTTATGCAGACACTTCAGGAACAG CTCTGTAGAGACGGTGCATGGGTCGAGAATAAAGGAGCACTCCTCACATTCCACTATCGTGAAACCCCGGTGGAAAATCGTCCCAAGATGGTGGATCAGGCTAAAAAGTTAATCGAGGACGCGGGATTCAAAGCGTGCGCCGCGCACTGCGCTATCGAGGCAAAACCTCCGGTCGAATGGAACAAGGGTCGTGCCTCTATCTATATACTGCGCACGGCATTCGGGTTAGATTGGAGCGAACGTATCAGGATTATATACGCTGGTGACGACGTTACAGATGAAGATGCAATGAGG GCGTTGAAAGGTATGGCCGCGACTTTCCGTGTGGCATCATCGCACATCATCCGCACCTCTGCTGAGAGACGTCTACCCAGCACAGATTCAGTACTCACGATGCTGAAATGGGTGGAAAGACATCTTAGCAGACGTAAGCCTCGCAACAGCATCGACATCCCGGGCATACCAACACGATTTCGACGCGGCAGCGGCGGTATTACAATGGAGATGTCTTATACCCCGCCGAAAACACCTCTCGAATCCTAG